The window GAAGAACTCCCCGGACTTGCTGAACAGCGGGAACTCGTAAAACGGATCGCGGTCGGACGCATCTTGACCGGCTTGGATCTTCCGCTGGTAGTCGCCCCAGCCGTAGCGGTTGATTCCGTTGATCTTCTTGCCGAAGCGCAAGAAGGCCAGGTCCTGAAAGCCGTACTCGAGGCCGATATTGTAGACTTCGAGATTGTCATTGGGATGAGACCAAGCGAAGCCGAGCATCAACGCGTGGGTTCCCACCGAATCCGATCCCGTCCACCATTGACGATCCGACGTGTTGAGCAGATAGCCGGCCACGCCGAAGGTGAAGTTCATCGGCAACGGGAACGGTCCGTCCACGAAATTCATGTCGGGTCCGAAATTGGAGGTGAGCATGGCGATCCGCACGCTCCGCCAGCCGGTGTAGTAGTAGGTTCCCACGTCGGCCGCCCAGCCGTGGGCGGATTTGTCGGCGAGCGTCTCGTTGATGTACTTCAGCGTACCTCCGACCGAGAATTTATCGGTCAGCTTCTGGCTGTAGGAGAACCCGAGGGCCAGATCGCCGGCCGAGAACGTTCGGCCCGTACCGTTGGGACGTTCCGGGGTAGTCTCATCCATGTCGTCGGTGGTAAGATAGATCACGGACACCGCCCACGCCCCGTTCCACTTTTTAAGGGGATGCGTGAAGCCGAGGAAACCGTACTGGAGGCCGACGACGTAGTCAATGTAGCTTACGGTAGCCTCGGGTCGTTCGATCCGGGCAAGCGCACCGGGATTGTGGAAA is drawn from bacterium and contains these coding sequences:
- a CDS encoding PorV/PorQ family protein produces the protein MKRWPLLLLLATWLLAPQLVWGQAKVGTAGVQFLKISPSCRAVGMGEAYVAVANDASAIFHNPGALARIERPEATVSYIDYVVGLQYGFLGFTHPLKKWNGAWAVSVIYLTTDDMDETTPERPNGTGRTFSAGDLALGFSYSQKLTDKFSVGGTLKYINETLADKSAHGWAADVGTYYYTGWRSVRIAMLTSNFGPDMNFVDGPFPLPMNFTFGVAGYLLNTSDRQWWTGSDSVGTHALMLGFAWSHPNDNLEVYNIGLEYGFQDLAFLRFGKKINGINRYGWGDYQRKIQAGQDASDRDPFYEFPLFSKSGEFFQNGATVGAGVKLPQVGLTIDYAFTGIAYLENIHRFSIGYKFDRLLF